The following coding sequences lie in one Fusarium poae strain DAOMC 252244 chromosome 1, whole genome shotgun sequence genomic window:
- a CDS encoding hypothetical protein (BUSCO:56483at5125) translates to MSSSSTPVEDMIRAKITAAFNPQTLEIYNDSHLHSHHKAMEHTTSGETHFRVVITSDAFNSKMQPARHRMVYALLRDEMAQENGIHALQLRTMTPEEEARQRKKKEAEAAARAAETAEQE, encoded by the exons ATGAGCTCTTCTAGCACTCCTGTTGAGGATATGATTCGCGCAAAG ATCACTGCTGCTTTCAACCCGCAGACTCTGGAGATTTACAATGATTCTCACCTTCACTCTCACCACAAGGCAATGGAACACACTACTTCCGGCGAGACACACTTTCG TGTGGTCATCACCTCAGACGCCTTCAACTCCAAGATGCAGCCTGCTCGTCACCGCATGGTCTACGCCCTTCTCCGCGATGAGATGGCCCAGGAGAACGGCATCCACGCTCTCCAGCTGCGTACCATGACCCCCGAAGAGGAAGCTCgtcaaaggaagaagaaggaagccgAAGCTGCCGCCCGTGCTGCTGAGACTGCCGAGCAAGAGTAG
- a CDS encoding hypothetical protein (BUSCO:46161at5125): MSSDSSPLVSRRRSANIPSDQKSLLEGQDSWAVDLRNQPRGLAHIPDYILEAAKTAHLAQKKTPQSKKRSATSPIPPASSKRMRNSETPPRSSPEKSIPWSPSPERDQPKQAASKKIAIDTTTQSSIVQETTKAAARPGLRQRQRPPIPTFQNPPSSESEYDMETRIPDAQPLNISINQNAVRSNRTVPSPLSTNKPMATPPCAQPSNPTQSGQDATDPNRRAERSKSRLSFKKIFVDDSDRTKRNYPEKERLKPTIMPPVIISSKPTSSSESFIPSTYNVPATQESIRESIEVKERDNRVEVTIPSTADQEIVEKTPSRRPVSAIKPKPFPGAKSAAHQDKPALEQVRQQLVQEQQVQQPTTPTPIGPPLIAPGAPREPFETFVQHYPEYASDSGRVAAGTKLDFITACIYLNYLRSRKRLRDCLYDEFIRAFPRYYKEYVDKTQKRGMEASVAIEWFNEQKEPQVFNKFLVNSGNLSHILRMYPNEFEVIEKMLQNKKANEIIVYTSSEDEGESSEEQKIASPEIASPVSVRPDKKAPEEPSPPVASLESQTDKTFSEIFPAVVSNPPKTTLPVQPESSWAQDFITQAPPPPSPKIPGESMPPPSSIPDPVRRRDEITGTSIQNPTPRRRDPRPISYFEKLASRSRASSSSSAGVTSTMDDDRRREKLKKYWRKSKSNESPKSGAKTQGGRSSSGRAESRR, encoded by the coding sequence ATGTCTTCAGATTCATCCCCTCTTGTGTCCCGGCGCCGCTCTGCCAATATCCCCTCTGATCAAAAAAGCTTACTGGAGGGTCAAGATTCATGGGCAGTAGACCTTAGGAACCAGCCTCGCGGCCTGGCGCATATTCCTGATTATATCTTGGAAGCAGCCAAAACAGCGCATCTCGCTCAAAAGAAAACTCCACAATCGAAGAAACGAAGTGCTACTAGTCCTATTCCACCAGCCAGCAGCAAGCGCATGCGAAATTCTGAGACACCACCTCGATCATCACCTGAAAAATCAATACCTTGGAGTCCGAGTCCAGAACGAGATCAACCCAAGCAGGCGGCCTCTAAAAAGATAGCAATTGATACAACCACTCAATCATCAATCGTACAAGAGACGACAAAGGCAGCTGCAAGACCAGGCCTGCGACAGCGACAACGACCTCCAATACCGACATTTCAAAATCCACCCTCATCAGAATCTGAATATGACATGGAAACGAGAATCCCAGACGCCCAACCTCTCAATATCTCAATCAATCAAAATGCGGTTCGTTCCAACCGAACCGTGCCGTCTCCGCTCTCTACAAACAAACCTATGGCTACACCACCATGCGCCCAGCCGAGCAATCCCACACAATCAGGCCAGGATGCAACCGATCCGAATCGAAGAGCGGAAAGGAGCAAAAGTCGGCTTTCCTTCAAGAAGATTTTCGTTGACGACTCTGATAGAACAAAGAGAAATTACCCTGAGAAGGAGCGTCTCAAACCCACAATAATGCCCCCGGTAATCATTAGTTCGAAGCCGACCTCATCGTCAGAATCTTTCATTCCCAGTACATACAATGTACCCGCGACCCAGGAGTCCATCAGAGAGTCTATCGAGGTCAAGGAGAGAGATAATCGAGTGGAGGTGACAATACCCTCAACAGCCGATCAAGAAATTGTGGAAAAAACTCCTAGCCGTCGACCGGTGTCTGCCATAAAACCTAAACCCTTTCCTGGTGCTAAAAGTGCTGCTCACCAAGACAAACCGGCCCTGGAGCAAGTTCGGCAACAACTAGTTCAGGAGCAACAGGTACAGCAACCAACTACACCAACTCCAATAGGCCCGCCACTCATAGCCCCAGGAGCCCCTCGTGAGCCGTTTGAAACATTTGTGCAACATTACCCCGAGTATGCAAGTGACAGTGGCCGGGTGGCAGCAGGCACAAAACTCGACTTCATCACCGCGTGCATCTATCTGAATTACCTTCGCTCAAGAAAAAGGCTTCGAGACTGCTTATACGACGAGTTCATCCGGGCCTTTCCACGGTACTATAAGGAGTACGTGGATAAGACTCAGAAACGAGGCATGGAAGCCTCTGTTGCCATCGAATGGTTTAACGAGCAGAAAGAGCCCCAGGTCTTCAACAAGTTTTTAGTTAACAGTGGCAATCTTAGCCACATCTTGAGGATGTACCCTAACGAGTTTGAAGTGATTGAAAAGATGCTCCAAAATAAGAAAGCAAACGAGATTATTGTTTATACGAGTTCAGAGGATGAGGGGGAGTCGAGCGAAGAGCAAAAGATTGCAAGCCCGGAGATTGCGAGTCCGGTTTCAGTGCGGCCGGACAAGAAAGCTCCAGAAGAACCCTCGCCGCCTGTTGCATCTTTAGAGAGTCAAACGGATAAGACCTTCTCTGAGATATTTCCAGCAGTTGTATCGAACCCTCCGAAGACTACGTTGCCAGTGCAGCCTGAGTCTTCATGGGCCCAAGATTTCATAACGCAAGCACCTCCCCCACCTTCGCCCAAAATCCCCGGAGAATCAATGCCACCGCCATCGTCAATACCAGACCCAGTGCGAAGGAGGGATGAGATCACAGGAACATCAATACAAAACCCAACACCAAGGAGGAGGGATCCTCGACCGATCAGTTATTTCGAGAAGCTTGCCTCGAgaagccgcgccagttcgaGTAGTAGTGCCGGCGTTACGTCAACAATGGATGATGACAGAAGACGAGAGAAACTCAAGAAATACTGGCGCAAGAGTAAGTCAAACGAATCGCCAAAGAGTGGGGCGAAAACGCAGGGTGGTCGAAGCAGCAGTGGACGAGCGGAAAGTAGACGTTGA
- a CDS encoding hypothetical protein (BUSCO:281at5125), whose amino-acid sequence MSPPRAGSIASETSPVRTRRDSISSITTGQLAHALDKIHTSASQSDSLTTFNDFAPPPVAAPTSDNKGLTGDLVQQGFSGLYSRLREAVGGGSPKSPQEQTAGEKSEPSSKRTSITAIHGSKASISSLSRAETGASMSTTSSQVIPNDGASAQATGGIIEPRPQPQSSKPSSISLMSNQKANSTNRQSFSKKAPSSIAADPTIAPITVHRDPSNTTLRTEDSGGVGSSRKSVSSRVDLQAHLTTAESSASLYDAKDGKLLPRSKRDDNSSIEESLKSPTSPRSPHHHRTPSLQTLQTRSLRSPSVTSSLLSPDSVRRKPAVIDRISRSKSPNDQNSRESSLDRGTAEPSHVSTSAHDSVCHDSFSHNPKPQKMASGDFRIPGTVTSNEEASEQVNAQLDRMRKQVLSKEFWMKDDTVKECFLCQTPFSAFRRKHHCRTCGCIFDSKCTTVISGERFGVQGSLRVCKRCLEVITRRFDGSGSDDSGDEQSFMPRFFGSGHAKSPSNASQSRPRDNESGVASEGSEDSRPISRPVTTPMMAIPATRRLGESRTAAILEIDAPQLSRPGSSRSLKSLSARPHSSAGHKRHHSKHSGFLNRFKPAPEERAPFRRVVDDENAKKPKFSAFHDDNIIDPELADYMSDESSEDEQMSLFATMTGDLQPGSLGDDKSELTPYANANRKYRHRAGEKSISGMSFASRSGIDELPGSLGAYRRPPRRRNTSNVGGSIHYLPSPRPKSGVYKGPSQSSEMLFALDTPHHSASQITRSDSLQHRKAPKVELNSSSLRHVDKLLHQLLDDAEIPNPPAWQKALVPILLRATDDVDPDVAKGEDMDIRHYVKLKRIPGGKPGDTAYISGVVFTKNLALKSMPRRITNPRIMLVTFPIEYQRHQQHFMSLQPVIEQEKEFLRVVVQRITNLRPQVLLAEKSISGVALQYLSDSNISVAYNVKHTVIEAVSRCAETDIISSLDMLALPVQIGRCSNFEVRTFVNNDYPGRKKSYIFLSGCTPELGCTIALRGANSTVLSKVKHIMEFMVYVVYNLKLESSLLRDESIELPEGGESMANSVQLPVESTRSQSVSSVDHSRDGPAVVVNHPASESEPPSQTTAYSSSIAEADDTGSLDQSGQLAQERERLASLQEQPEPAAEDQTSQVPDDVPMPTYYSDMVSKYETKILSASPYVKFTQPYLLMKAREQERRLLYLRRLRDHDYFVDENGDPEKADPPRFQLIKPEMVEAIGQKAPKQIMEILRAVHDAEYDKALYNYQTQTRQWETYIQGNLDLFDPYSHQNIVVLYSVICTETKIPCTEPSLVAINFYDEQHIDTGMDPDCTLGQYIEDLAYTMNQVCTSNGCERRMLEHHRTYVHDQSRITVFVENLPNNSPMADLEGITMWTYCKICKKDTEERTMSEATFKYSFGKYLELLFWGRGLKMKYMHDCPHDHHRDHVRYFSLQGARIRIHWDPIDLLEIVVPRARITWKVTNDLKLKNEIFARMEERWAKFMTSVKSRLMCIRIDSVLPEKADLCKSEVERLTAKAKEDQPLIVKRLQDIYVNSKYYEVVPFNSIVREMLEKAGEWDQAFTKFEADFLSDKDMRQLTIMQLKKMFTDNESKESLTSNEGGTPSTVDSKERPSQTFTEEEVKSTQPTDYTDNTSMEASVTSSKPVDEKDVPDDDGKVEIPAEGAIERVEALDLACTPLTPSNPPSEYFPTETAEVSEDVDDQETPLAIDPEQTPKAPSKPFDATTTDPAEPMPSPMEALPSPMPSMTEKVDQIRREQGASSIPTPTGERAPPRKAGQAVSPPMVRATSHPTRALARTQSGIGKGLGTKESKTSASESTGSESATTPEGSIRVDKKLSDRLGLRNLKDRGKATASGIPRFVHKKRESKVSTLAKHFEQLSREFEKERIRDRKKRAASMRQPRAMLPRTTTKAIVEVYDDVNEAFEEPSPPTDSVAEREASKRAGSTASRKSESRQRTDPVAEPLTPAEPPASIEEQQHGNQRQEHEDDEQHQELQDKEQDEKDEKMEKEDNDEHTIANTSQTFSDDEERTADLENSATDEYLHDIKEIADSVDASEIPLELPKHQKTSLMKYLTNFWAERGASGWHQLEYPVNPSDHIFVDSDIIVREDEPSSVIALALNSEDYKDKLRNIRKEAQEIMQRESDSGVEGESKSLPSDSIDWVSETDLEKSLLRVTGTHLKYQFREGSATMTCKIFYAEQFDALRRKCGVAERIVESLSRCLKWDSKGGKTKSVFLKTLDDRLILKSLSPIETSAFLRFAPGYFNIMAEALFHDLPSVIAKMLGFFQVFIKNPVTGTDIKLDLLITENLFYDRTATRIFDLKGSMRNRKIQSTGEQNEVLLDENMVEYIYESPLFAREHSKKLLRASVWNDTLFLARQNVMDYSLMIAVDEARKELVVGIIDCIRTYTWDKKLESWIKDRGFAGGGRNRPTVTSPKEYKSRFREAMARYILQAPNCWHLFNNPQYPHYYGRARFEEPEMLR is encoded by the exons ATGTCGCCGCCTCGGGCTGGCTCTATAGCGTCAGAAACCTCCCCTGTCCGAACCCGCCGTGATTCTATCAGTTCGATTACTACCGGCCAACTGGCACACGCACTCGACAAGATACACACCTCTGCAAGCCAGAGTGACTCTCTTACTACCTTTAACGACTTTGCACCGCCTCCAGTAGCAGCACCCACCTCCGATAACAAGGGACTTACCGGTGACCTCGTTCAGCAAGGATTTAGCGGTCTTTACAGTCGACTGAGGGAAGCTGTAGGTGGTGGTTCTCCAAAGTCGCCTCAGGAACAAACCGCTGGAGAAAAGTCAGAACCTTCTTCAAAAAGAACCTCGATCACTGCGATCCATGGCTCGAAAGCGTCCATCAGCTCGCTGAGCCGAGCCGAGACTGGTGCATCCATGTCCACCACGTCCTCTCAAGTGATACCCAACGATGGAGCTTCAGCCCAAGCAACTGGTGGCATTATCGAGCCCCGGCCACAGCCTCAGTCATCCAAGCCATCGAGCATAAGCCTTATGTCTAATCAAAAGGCCAACTCTACAAACCGTCAAAGCTTTTCAAAGAAGGCGCCCAGCTCTATCGCCGCCGACCCGACGATTGCTCCTATCACGGTACATAGAGATCCTAGTAACACCACTCTGCGCACCGAGGATAGCGGTGGTGTCGGGTCCAGTCGGAAAAGTGTGAGCAGTAGGGTCGATTTGCAAGCACATTTAACAACCGCCGAGTCTTCGGCCAGTTTATACGATGCGAAAGATGGCAAATTACTGCCTAGGTCGAAGCGCGATGATAACTCGAGTATAGAGGAGAGCCTCAAGAGCCCAACGAGCCCCAGAAGCCCACATCACCACCGTACACCCTCGTTGCAAACCTTGCAGACACGAAGTCTTCGAAGCCCTTCCGTCACTTCATCTTTGTTGTCGCCCGATAGTGTAAGGAGAAAACCTGCTGTTATTGATCGAATCAGTCGATCCAAATCTCCCAACGACCAGAACTCAAGAGAATCTTCTTTGGACAGAGGTACTGCGGAGCCTAGCCACGTCAGCACGTCCGCACATGATTCAGTATGCCACGATTCCTTCTCACACAACCCAAAACCACAAAAGATGGCCTCGGGCGATTTCAGAATACCTGGTACTGTTACCAGCAATGAAGAGGCTTCGGAGCAGGTCAACGCACAGCTTGACCGTATGCGAAAACAGGTCTTGAGTAAGGAGTTTTGGATGAAAGATGACACTGTTAAAGAGTGCTTTCTTTGTCAAACACCATTTAGTGCGTTCAGGCGAAAACACCATTGCCGCACCTGTGGCTGCATATTTGACTCAAAATGCACCACCGTCATATCAGGAGAAAGGTTTGGCGTGCAAGGCTCGTTGCGGGTCTGTAAGCGATGTCTTGAGGTCATCACCAGACGATTTGACGGAAGTGGCTCAGATGATTCTGGAGATGAGCAATCATTTATGCCGAGATTCTTTGGTTCAGGCCACGCAAAGTCTCCCAGCAACGCTAGCCAGTCTAGGCCAAGAGATAATGAATCTGGCGTCGCTTCTGAAGGGTCGGAAGACTCCAGGCCTATTTCAAGGCCTGTAACAACACCCATGATGGCTATACCTGCAACCCGCCGCCTTGGGGAGTCTCGTACTGCAGCTATTCTGGAGATCGATGCTCCCCAGTTGAGTAGACCTGGCTCTTCACGATCCCTCAAATCGCTTAGTGCGAGGCCACACTCATCCGCCGGTCATAAGAGACACCATTCCAAACACAGTGGCTTCCTCAACCGATTCAAGCCTGCACCAGAGGAGAGGGCGCCGTTCCGACGTGTGGTCGACGATGAGAATGCTAAGAAGCCAAAGTTTTCAGCCTTCCACGACGATAACATCATCGATCCTGAACTGGCTGATTACATGTCCGACGAATCGAGTGAAGATGAACAGATGAGTCTCTTCGCGACGATGACGGGTGATTTGCAGCCTGGGAGCCTTGGCGACGACAAGTCAGAGCTTACCCCCTATGCCAATGCTAATAGGAAATATCGCCATAGGGCAGGCGAAAAGAGTATCAGTGGCATGAGCTTCGCGAGCAGAAGTGGAATCGATGAGCTCCCAGGCAGTCTCGGGGCCTATCGTCGGCCACCAAGACGACGGAACACTAGCAATGTTGGTGGCAGTATACACTACTTGCCATCACCGCGCCCAAAGTCCGGTGTGTACAAGGGGCCATCGCAGTCGTCTGAAATGCTCTTTGCATTGGATACGCCTCACCACAGTGCAAGCCAAATCACTAGAAGTGATTCTTTACAGCACAGGAAGGCGCCCAAAGTCGAGCTCAACTCATCGAGTTTGAGGCACGTTGACAAGCTTCTTCATCAGTTGCTGGACGATGCAGAAATTCCAAATCCTCCGGCATGGCAGAAGGCTCTGGTGCCTATCCTTTTGCGGGCGACGGACGATGTGGACCCTGACGTTGCAAAAGGCGAAGATATGGATATCAGACATTATGTCAAGCTGAAAAGGATCCCGGGTGGTAAGCCTGGCGATACAGCCTACATCTCTGGCGTAGTCTTTACCAAGAATTTGGCATTGAAGAGCATGCCACGCAGGATCACCAATCCTCGCATCATGCTTGTGACGTTCCCTATTGAGTACCAGCGACATCAACAGCATTTCATGAGCTTGCAGCCCGTCATCGAGCAAGAAAAGGAGTTTCTGCGTGTTGTGGTGCAGAGAATCACGAATCTTCGCCCACAGGTTCTCCTTGCCGAGAAAAGCATATCCGGCGTGGCATTGCAATATCTGTCCGATTCAAACATCTCAGTGGCATACAATGTTAAGCACACGGTCATTGAGGCTGTCTCGCGATGCGCTGAAACAGATATCATCTCCTCTCTTGATATGCTGGCCCTGCCCGTTCAGATTGGACGCTGCTCAAACTTTGAAGTTCGAACATTTGTGAACAATGACTATCCTGGCCGCAAGAAGTCATACATTTTCCTTTCTGGTTGCACGCCTGAGCTCGGATGCACAATCGCACTAAGAGGTGCTAACAGCACAGTACTCTCAAAAGTCAAGCACATCATGGAGTTCATGGTTTACGTTGTTTACAACCTGAAGCTTGAGTCAAGCCTGCTGAGGGATGAGTCTATTGAGCTTCCGGAAGGCGGCGAGTCCATGGCAAACTCTGTGCAACTACCAGTGGAAAGTACTAGATCTCAGAGTGTCAGTAGTGTTGACCACTCGAGAGACGGCCCCGCTGTTGTGGTTAATCACCCTGCAAGTGAGAGTGAACCGCCTTCTCAAACTACTGCGTACAGCTCTAGTATTGCTGAAGCTGATGATACTGGCTCCCTTGACCAGTCGGGCCAACTAGCCCAAGAACGCGAACGTTTGGCGTCTCTCCAGGAGCAGCCCGAACCTGCTGCTGAAGACCAGACCAGTCAAGTTCCAGATGACGTTCCAATGCCAACTTACTATAGTGACATGGTGTCCAAATACGAAACCAAAATCCTGTCCGCTTCGCCATACGTCAAATTTACCCAGCCTTACCTTTTAATGAAGGCACGCGAGCAGGAGAGACGATTACTTTATTTGCGCCGGCTCCGTGACCACGATTACTTTGTCGACGAAAATGGTGACCCTGAGAAAGCAGATCCACCCCGGTTCCAACTCATCAAGCCCGAGATGGTCGAGGCGATAGGCCAAAAGGCACCGAAGCAAATCATGGAAATTCTACGAGCTGTTCATGATGCTGAGTACGACAAGGCCTTGTACAATTACCAGACCCAAACACGTCAATGGGAGACATACATTCAGGGCAACCTCGATCTTTTCGATCCATACTCTCACCAGAACATAGTCGTTTTGTATTCCGTCATCTGCACAGAGACCAAGATCCCTTGTACCGAACCATCTCTGGTTGCCATCAATTTCTATGATGAACAACACATCGACACTGGCATGGATCCTGACTGCACGTTGGGCCAATACATTGAAGATCTTGCATACACCATGAATCAAGTCTGCACCTCTAATGGTTGCGAGCGCAGGATGCTAGAACACCACCGAACTTATGTTCATGACCAGTCTCGCATCACAGTTTTTGTGGAGAACCTGCCTAACAACTCTCCCATGGCTGACCTTGAAGGTATTACGATGTGGACATATTGCAAGATCTGCAAGAAGGACACCGAAGAAAGGACCATGTCGGAAGCTACTTTCAAATACTCTTTTGGCAAATACTTGGAGCTCCTCTTTTGGGGGCGTGGACTGAAGATGAAGTACATGCATGACTGTCCTCACGACCATCACCGAGATCATGTTCGATATTTCAGCCTTCAGGGTGCTCGAATTCGCATACATTGGGACCCTATTGATCTATTGGAGATCGTTGTGCCGCGGGCAAGAATCACATGGAAAGTGACAAACGACCTGAAACTCAAGAACGAGATCTTTGCAAGAATGGAGGAGCGATGGGCTAAATTCATGACTTCGGTCAAGTCAAGGCTCATGTGTATTAGAATCGACAGTGTCCTGCCTGAAAAAGCAGATCTTTGCAAGTCTGAGGTTGAACGTTTGacggccaaggccaaggaggatcAACCACTCATTGTGAAGAGGCTGCAAGATATCTACGTCAATTCAAAATACTACGAGGTGGTACCTTTCAACAGTATCGTTCGAGAGATGCTCGAGAAAGCCGGGGAATGGGACCAAGCGTTTACCAAGTTCGAAGCCGATTTCCTGAGCGACAAGGATATGCGCCAGTTGACAATCATGCAACTGAAAAAGATGTTCACTGACAATGAGTCGAAGGAGTCGCTCACGTCAAACGAGGGCGGCACTCCATCAACCGTCGACAGCAAAGAGCGACCTTCTCAGACATTCACGGAAGAGGAAGTGAAGAGCACTCAGCCTACGGACTACACCGACAACACCAGTATGGAGGCTAGTGTCACTTCATCAAAGCCTGTCGATGAGAAAGATGTCCCTGATGACGACGGCAAGGTCGAGATCCCAGCAGAGGGTGCTATCGAGCGGGTAGAAGCATTGGATCTAGCTTGTACGCCTTTGACACCATCTAACCCTCCTTCCGAGTATTTCCCAACAGAAACAGCCGAGGTCTCGGAAGACGTAGACGATCAAGAAACGCCTCTTGCTATCGACCCTGAACAAACACCGAAAGCACCTAGTAAACCATTCGATGCAACTACAACCGACCCTGCTGAGCCTATGCCATCGCCTATGGAAGCTTTGCCTTCTCCTATGCCTTCCATGACGGAGAAGGTGGATCAAATCCGACGAGAGCAAGGGGCATCCTCGATTCCCACCCCTACTGGAGAGCGTGCACCACCACGTAAAGCCGGACAGGCAGTTTCTCCTCCTATGGTCAGGGCGACTTCCCATCCAACTCGTGCACTGGCTAGGACACAGTCTGGGATTGGGAAGGGCCTTGGCACCAAGGAGTCAAAGACGAGTGCTTCTGAGTCTACAGGATCCGAGTCAGCAACAACACCTGAAGGGTCGATCAGAGTGGATAAGAAGCTCTCTGATCGCTTGGGTTTGAGAAACTTGAAAGACAGAGGTAAGGCAACTGCTTCGGGAATCCCGCGATTTGTCCATAAGAAGAGAGAGTCCAAGGTTTCAACGCTGGCAAAGCACTTTGAACAGCTCAGTCGTGAATTTGAGAAGGAGCGAATCCGAGACCGCAAGAAGCGTGCTGCAAGCATGCGCCAACCTAGAGCCATGCTACCAAGAACCACCACAAAAGCCATTGTTGAGGTTTACGATGATGTGAACGAAGCTTTTGAGGAGCCAAGCCCTCCGACTGATAGTGTCGCTGAACGCGAAGCTAGTAAACGAGCTGGCAGCACTGCTTCACGAAAGTCCGAGTCGCGCCAAAGGACGGATCCTGTTGCTGAACCACTGACGCCTGCGGAACCACCTGCGAGCATAGAAGAACAACAGCATGGCAACCAAAGGCAAGAGCACGAGGACGAtgaacaacatcaagagctccaagacaaagaacaGGACGAAAAGGATGAGAAGATGGAAAAGGAGGACAACGATGAGCATACTATTGCCAACACCAGTCAGACGTTTTCTGACGACGAAGAAAGAACTGCCGATCTCGAAAACTCAGCCACAGACGAGTATCTGCACGATATCAAGGAGATCGCAGACTCAGTCGATGCAAGCGAGATCCCATTGGAGCTACCTAAACATCAGAAGACAAGCTTGATGAAATATCTTACCAATTTCTGGGCTGAGAGAGGTGCGAGCGGCTGGCACCAACTTGAGTATCCTGTCAATCCTAGCGATCACATCTTTGTCGATTCAGATATCATTGTGCGTGAGGATGAGCCAAGCTCAGTAATTGCACTCGCCCTGAACAGCGAAGACTACAAGGACAAGTTGCGCAACATTCGAAAAGAAGCACAAGAAATCATGCAACGCGAGAGTGACAGTGGCGTCGAGGGAGAGTCCAAATCTCTTCCGTCTGACAGCATCGACTGGGTATCTGAAACAGACCTCGAGAAGAGCCTGCTTCGTGTCACAGGAACTCATCTGAAGTATCAGTTCCGGGAAGGATCTGCCACGATGACTTGCAAGATCTTTTACGCAGAGCAGTTTGATGCTCTCAGGAGGAAGTGCGGTGTTGCAGAACGTATCGTCGAGTCACTCTCACGATGCCTCAAGTGGGATTCCAAGGGCGGCAAGACAAAGTCAGTATTCCTCAAGACACTGGATGATCGACTCATCTTGAAG TCTCTTTCTCCTATCGAAACTTCCGCTTTCTTGCGATTTGCTCCTGGCTATTTCAACATCATGGCGGAAGCACTATTCCACGATTTGCCCTCTGTCATCGCCAAGATGCTGGGCTTCTTCCAAGTTTTCATCAAGAACCCAGTTACAGGAACTGACATCAAACTGGATCTCTTGATCACTGAAAATCTCTTCTACGACCGCACTGCAACAAGAATCTTTGATCTCAAGGGCTCTATGCGTAACCGCAAGATCCAGTCTACTGGTGAGCAGAACGAAGTGCTTCTTGACGAAAACATGGTCGAGTACATCTATGAGTCGCCTCTGTTTGCAAGAGAACATTCAAAGAAACTACTTCGTGCTTCAGTGTGGAACGATACACTGTTCTTGGCAAGGCAAAACGTGATGGATTACTCACTCATGATTGCCGTTGACGAGGCTCGCAAGGAACTCGTGGTTGGTATCATTGACTGCATTCGTACATACACATGGGACAAGAAGCTCGAATCTTGGATCAAAGATCGTGGATTTGCAGGTGGAGGCCGCAATCGACCTACTGTTACAAGTCCCAAAGAATACAAGTCTCGTTTCCGAGAGGCTATGGCAAG ATACATTCTACAGGCGCCCAACTGCTGGCATTTGTTCAACAATCCTCAGTATCCGCATTACTATGGGCGCGCTAGGTTCGAAGAGCCCGAAATGCTTCGCTGA